Proteins encoded together in one Dasypus novemcinctus isolate mDasNov1 chromosome 9, mDasNov1.1.hap2, whole genome shotgun sequence window:
- the ZMYND12 gene encoding zinc finger MYND domain-containing protein 12 isoform X2, producing the protein MNVIYPLAVPKGRRLTCEVCEAPAERVCAACTVTYYCGVVHQRADWDSIHEKICQLLIPVRTTMPFYNSEEERQHGLQQLQQRQKHLIELCYTVAQKYLFEGKHEDAVPAALHSLRFRMNVHGLNSVELVPAYLLLAEASLGLGRVIQAEEYLSQAQWTVLKSTKCSYATHSLLHRNLGLLYIAKKNYEEARYHLANDIYFASCAFGTEDIRTSGGYFQMANIFHGLNKLDLADTLYTKVTEIWHKYLNEHYQVLSQDRIQQIDLLGKQFETDTGLDEAQEAEAIRILSSILNIRESTSKKDPEKTVFVLKTLVMLYYLMMNSSKAQEYAMSAFSLAKEQLGDDEEIATQELLNLISGKEFHPITQDP; encoded by the exons TGGTGTCGTGCATCAAAGAGCTGACTGGGACAGCATCCATGAGAAGATATGTCAGCTCTTGATTCCAGTGCGTACTACCATGCCCTTCTACAATTCAGAAGAAGAACGGCAGCATGGCTTGCAGCAGTTGCAGCAGCGACAG AAGCATTTGATTGAATTGTGCTATACTGTAGCCCAGAAATATCTTtttgaaggaaaacatgaagATGCTGTCCCAGCAGCTTTGCATTCCCTTCGCTTCCGCATGAATGTACATGGCCTGAATTCAGTAGAGCTTGTGCCTGCTTACCTACTGTTGGCTGAGGCTAGCCTTG GCCTGGGCCGGGTCATCCAGGCTGAGGAATATCTATCCCAAGCCCAGTGGACAGTCCTCAAATCAACTAAATGCAGTTATGCCACCCACTCTTTACTGCATCGGAATCTAGGACTTCTCTATATCGCTAAGAAAAACTATGAAGAAGCTCGATATCATCTGGCCAATGAT ATTTATTTTGCCAGTTGTGCATTTGGAACAGAGGACATCAGGACCTCAGGAGGCTACTTCCAAATGGCTAATATCTTCCATGGTCTTAACAAGCTGGACCTGGCAGACACGCTGTACACCAAG GTCACTGAGATCTGgcataaatatttgaatgaacaCTATCAAGTCCTCTCACAGGATCGCATCCAACAAATAGATTTATTGGGAAAGCAATTTGAGACTGACACTGGCTTGG ACGAAGCCCAGGAAGCAGAAGCCATTCGGATCCTCTCTTCAATCTTGAACATTCGAGAATCAACATCTAAAAAAGACCCAGAAAAGACTGTTTTTGTTCTGAAAACGCTGGTCATGCTTTACTACCTGATGATGAATTCTTCAAAG GCCCAGGAATATGCCATGAGTGCCTTCAGCCTAGCCAAAGAACAACTCGGTGATGACGAAGAAATAGCCACTCAAGAGTTATTAAATCTCATCTCAGGCAAAGAATTTCATCCTATCACTCAGGACCCGTAA
- the ZMYND12 gene encoding zinc finger MYND domain-containing protein 12 isoform X3 yields the protein MPFYNSEEERQHGLQQLQQRQKHLIELCYTVAQKYLFEGKHEDAVPAALHSLRFRMNVHGLNSVELVPAYLLLAEASLGLGRVIQAEEYLSQAQWTVLKSTKCSYATHSLLHRNLGLLYIAKKNYEEARYHLANDIYFASCAFGTEDIRTSGGYFQMANIFHGLNKLDLADTLYTKVTEIWHKYLNEHYQVLSQDRIQQIDLLGKQFETDTGLDEAQEAEAIRILSSILNIRESTSKKDPEKTVFVLKTLVMLYYLMMNSSKAQEYAMSAFSLAKEQLGDDEEIATQELLNLISGKEFHPITQDP from the exons ATGCCCTTCTACAATTCAGAAGAAGAACGGCAGCATGGCTTGCAGCAGTTGCAGCAGCGACAG AAGCATTTGATTGAATTGTGCTATACTGTAGCCCAGAAATATCTTtttgaaggaaaacatgaagATGCTGTCCCAGCAGCTTTGCATTCCCTTCGCTTCCGCATGAATGTACATGGCCTGAATTCAGTAGAGCTTGTGCCTGCTTACCTACTGTTGGCTGAGGCTAGCCTTG GCCTGGGCCGGGTCATCCAGGCTGAGGAATATCTATCCCAAGCCCAGTGGACAGTCCTCAAATCAACTAAATGCAGTTATGCCACCCACTCTTTACTGCATCGGAATCTAGGACTTCTCTATATCGCTAAGAAAAACTATGAAGAAGCTCGATATCATCTGGCCAATGAT ATTTATTTTGCCAGTTGTGCATTTGGAACAGAGGACATCAGGACCTCAGGAGGCTACTTCCAAATGGCTAATATCTTCCATGGTCTTAACAAGCTGGACCTGGCAGACACGCTGTACACCAAG GTCACTGAGATCTGgcataaatatttgaatgaacaCTATCAAGTCCTCTCACAGGATCGCATCCAACAAATAGATTTATTGGGAAAGCAATTTGAGACTGACACTGGCTTGG ACGAAGCCCAGGAAGCAGAAGCCATTCGGATCCTCTCTTCAATCTTGAACATTCGAGAATCAACATCTAAAAAAGACCCAGAAAAGACTGTTTTTGTTCTGAAAACGCTGGTCATGCTTTACTACCTGATGATGAATTCTTCAAAG GCCCAGGAATATGCCATGAGTGCCTTCAGCCTAGCCAAAGAACAACTCGGTGATGACGAAGAAATAGCCACTCAAGAGTTATTAAATCTCATCTCAGGCAAAGAATTTCATCCTATCACTCAGGACCCGTAA